Genomic segment of Veillonella parvula DSM 2008:
AAGGCATGACGAATCATAGATAACGGCATAGGTTCAATCCCTGCATCAGTGACTCTGTATAATCGTGGATATACCTCTTGTACAACTTGTTCAAGTCGTAAACGGTAGGTGGGGCCTTCATCAGCAGTATACATACTTTTATAATTTAACTCACCCAAAGATATTTCAAAATCAATGCGGATAGGCTTGTTTACATCCGTGAAATCACTTTCAATGAACCCATGACACTCCATGATAATTTCTAAGAGATCTAGAAAATTAGACTTACCTACCGAATTCTCACCGACAAAATAATTAATATCATTGTGAAAGCTCAACGTTACATCCGCTAAGTTCCTATAGTTTTCAATATGCATCCATTTTATATACATAGCTCCTCCGTCTGTAGCTACTTTCAAAATGAAAAAGCTCTAGTATATTTCATTACAATAAATCACTAACTAATACCCCTGTATTTTATCTTTTATGTAAAAAGGTGCCAATCACGAATGTAATCAGCACCCCCACTGTCATATACAGTCTGATACTGTATATATTCGACATTTATTTAATTTTATCCTCTATAACCTTGCCCTCTCTTAATGGACCACTCTGTTCTTTAAGACGCGCCAACATGACAGAGGATATAAACATAGCAATACCAGCTCCTACTGTTGCTATGGATAAGCTTTCACCAAAGATCAAGAACCCATAGAAGGAACTAATAAATACGCCAACGTATTGCAAGAATTGAGCCACTACAGCATTGGTCGTAACAAAGGCGCCAGTCAAGAAAAACTGAGCCACTACACTAATACCACCGATAGCGAAGATAATGAGCCAATCTGTACCTTGAGGCATAACGAGCTTATCAGTAGTGACGAGGCCCGCAATCATGCCAGTAATCATGAAATAGGCCATGATTTCAAAATTACTATGTTTTCCGCGTTTACTAATAGTTCGTATCGTCGTATAGGCCGCCGCAGCTAGAGCAGCACCTAAAATTGCTACCAATGCATACCAAGAAAATGATTCATAACTAAAAGGATTTACCATTACTAAGACAGCAATCAAAATGACTCCAAGCCATTTGCCAGCCCCTTTAGGTATCGATTCCTTCAGAAACAGAGCACTAAAGATAAAAACAAATATTCCTGTCGTCTGAAATAGAATTGTTGCATCAGATAATTTTATGTGTACCAATGCTATGAAATTACATACCATACCAAAACCGCCGTATAAGCCACGCATGACGAGGAGCCCCCGATCCTCTTTTGAAAAACGGATGCCCTTCACATACATAATAATGAGCACCGCAACAGTCCCAAAGAACCCACGGGCAAAAGCGATCTCCCCAGGTGGAATATTTGTCCCTAACAGTTTTACAAATACATTCATCGTACTAAATAAAAGTGCGGATAACAATGCATATATAAGGCCCTTTTTAGCCATAGCCCCTCCTATAATTATATTTCTCTATATAATTATAAACCCATATTTCTATAAATAATGAATACATCAATACATACTAACAAAATTCCATATCATATATGATGAATGTTAATTTAATGAGAAAATGAATTTAATTGGTTAATCAATAAAAAATGATTACTCAATAAAAAACATATAGATATGCCGCCCTTCTAAGGAAAGGCGGCATTGTATTATTTAGAGAATGTATCTACAAAATCTAAGATTTCTTGTTTCATATTCTCTTTGTCGATTGCTTTTGTAAAGCGCAATGGTTTGGATTGTAAGGCTTCCAATTGTTTAGGGAAGGCAACACCCGTTACAGCAGAGATATTATCTAAGCTTTCATAAGGAGTCTCGCCCACCTTGATATCCAATGCCTCACAGATTGGTGTAGGAAATTTAAATGGATGTGCTGTAGATGCAATCACTGTATGACGAGCGCCATCTTCAGGATGCTTCTCCAACTCCTTCATATACGCCCCCATAGCAACTGCCGTGTGAGGATCCATTACATAACCGTAAGAATTGTATACTTGTTCAATGATTGCTTTCGTTTCTTCATCATCTACATAGGCACCAGCAAAATCAGTCTTAACACGTTTGAACTCTTCTTCATTAACAGTTAATTTGCCTGTTGTTTTAAGATCTTTCATCCATCCTACTGTACGTTCGCTATCTTCACCAGAAATATAATATAAGAATCGTTCAAAGTTAGAGGATTCAAGAATATCCATAGATGGAGAAATCGTCGTATAGAATGGGCGGTTCATATCGTAGGTACCGTTTTCAAAGAAGTCAGTAAGTACGTTATTTTGATTAGATGCACAAATCAATTTGCCGATAGGAATCCCCATTTTTTTAGCATAGTAAGCAGCCAAGATATTACCGAAGTTACCTGTTGGAACTACAACGTTGAAAGCTTCGTCTTCATGGATTGCACCTTGTGCAACCAGTTCAGCATAGGCATTTACATAGTAAACTACTTGTGGAGCTAAACGACCAATATTGATAGAATTCGCACTGGAGAACATAACCCCTTTTTCAGCAACCTCTTCAGCAGTCGCTTTATCAACAAAGAGGCGCTTCAAGAATTGCTGAGCATCGTCAAAGTTACCATGAATAGCCGTAACATTAACATTCTCCCCTTCTTGTTTTTGCATTTGTTCCGCTTGCATAGGACTAACGCCATCAGTTGGATAGAATACTTGAATATGAGTTCCCGGTACATCCTTGAAGCCTTCAAGAGCCGCTTTACCAGTATCACCAGAGGTAGCCGTTAAGATAAGAACCTCTTTTTTCTCACCTTCCGCCTCTTTAGCTGCCACTAACAAATATGGGAATAAGGACAAGGCCATATCTTTGAAAGCTTGTGTGCGGCCATGGAATAGTTCCAATACGGAAACCTTTTCCAATAAAGAGTGTAATGGTGCAATATCGCGGGTGCTGAAATTAGCATCGCAGTAAGCAGAATTAATCATTTCATTTAAATGAGCTTCGGAAAAGCATGGAAACAACTTTGCTAAAACAACGGCTGCTACTTCTTGGTAGTTTTTATCTTTCACATCATTGTAAGTTAAGCAGTTTGTAGGAAATAAAGATGGTACATATAGGCCACCATCCTCTGCTAAGCCGTGCAACAATGCATATGTTTCATTTACCGCAACGGTACCTCGGGTGCTAGTATAATTCATGGAATACCTCATTCATAACTACAATGGATTTTTACGAGTTTAATAGATTTATTATAGCATAAAAGCGCCCACTTGGGGCGCTTTCTATAGAATTATATAATAAATTTTTAATCTAGTAAATAAAACCAAATATTACTAACTAATTAAGTGAATATACAGCTTTCCAATATTAATCAGAATTCGGTTATAGTTCACCTTCCGCAATAGCATCCAATGTATCAAGAGATGGGATGAAGAATAACATGCCAGTAATAGGTTTGGAGTAATCAAGCAATTTATCGTTTTGCGTAAACATATTGGTAAGCATTGTTTTAGTTACATCCCAGTAACGAGCATAACCGATGAAATATGTACCACGTACGCCATGTCCTGGTTGGGCAAATGGAACATTCATACGAACGATTTTGTGTTCTTCATCATCACGATTATCTTGAGCCACTACATTGTGAGCTGCCGGATCTTTTTCATCATCCTCCAATTCGATATCACTAAATTTGCGACGACCAATGAATTTTTCTTGCATTTCTGTAGGAAGTGCACGCCATGCATCAAGATCATGTTCATATTTCTGTGCAAATGCATAAGAGCCATTAGTAAATTCAGGATCTTCATCTCCAATAACGCCCCACTCTACAGCCTCTTGGCCAACAGGGTTTTCCGTACCATCAACGAAATCAATAATCGCACGACCTTGTTCGTAGTGGAAGCCATGGGTTTCATCTACAACAGATGTAATAGGGCGTAAGAACTCCATAATTTGATCTACTACAGTATACGTAACAGATTCATCATTAGAGCGGACATGCAAAAATAAGTCAGCTGCTACAGCTGGTACATCTTGTTTATCACCTTTTATGCCTTGGAAGTCTTCTAACTCTTTTGGTACCGGTGCATTAGGGAACAAATAATCCCATGCCTTACGGCTAAAGCCAAAAGCAATGCCCAAACCTTCCCCATTAGCACGAATACTAACAGAACGTTTAATGGCTTGAATACGATCTGCCATATCTTGAATCACTTCAAGCTCTGCCTCATGATCTTTACGGTTTAATAACAAAGTGGTGAAGTTGACACTTTGGCCAGCATCTTTATACACATCTTGTGTTCTAGAAACATCTACTGCCATTTGGTACCTCCTAATGAGAAAAACTATTATAAAACCATCATAAGCTATTATAGTTTTACTGTCTATAAAATATATTATATTGTATCAATACTATATTCTATTAATGTTAAAGTTTATAAACTTAATTGAATCAATGACTACTCGTTTGAGAAAAATAGGATTAATCCACAACGTATTTTAACCATGTAAATAACTATATAAAGGCTAAAAAGATATGTAAAAAGCTAAAAGAAAAATATTTACACAAAAAAAGAACTCACACCAAATGTGAGTTCTTTACTCTGGTGGACCACCAGGGGTTCGAACCCTGGACACCCTGATTAAGAGTCAGGTGCTCTGCCAGCTGAGCTAGTGGTCCATGACATGAATAATTATATGCTTATTTTATAGGAATGTAAAGAAAATTTATTACACTCCTATAAAATATCAACATTCATATTATTAATATTGTAATACCCAATCTTTCATAGTATTACAGGCCTCAGTAGGGAGCAAATCACTAGTTCCGACGCAATCTTCACCACTATATAGTTGGAGCACACTATGAGTGCGGCTTACTTCTTTAACAATAACATTCGTTAAATTAGACTTAGGAACGCTAAACTGTAAACCATAACGACCAAAATAGGTAAAAACAGACTCTTGTGTATCGTATTCTATATGGACTTGAAGCATCTTGCCTCCAGGCCAGCATGATTCAATATTTTCCTTTGATCTTGGTTTTAAAAAATCAAAAAATCCCATACTACCCTCCGATTCGCCACATTGGTCGTTCTGGTTGCTCCATGCCTATACCATCATGTCGTTCTTGTTTTCGTTGCAAAGCACGTTCAATATGCTTAGCTAAACCCTCTTCTGAGGCACCATTGCGTACGAGCGATACAAGGTCAGCCTCATCATCTCGCAACAAGCACAATCGCATTTGACCATCAGATGTAAGGCGCACACGATTGCATGTATCACAATAACTATGAGACATAGAAAAAATAAAGCCTACGGCCTTACCACTAGGTAGTGCCAAATATGTAGCTGGTCCAAAGCCATAAATAGAATGAACCTCTGTGAGAGATCCACCACTAACGCGTTCTAATTGAGCCTTCCATTCATCAAAGGTAGGGCCATGAAATGCGTCACCTTGAAACGGCATGTATTCAATGAACCGCCATACAACAGGCCATTTCTCTACATACTGCAACAAAGCCTTAACTTCATCATCAGACCAATAACGGGATAAAACGGTATTAATCTTAACGGATTTAAAGTTAGCATTAATAGCACTACGTATGCCATCTAGCACAGACTCAAGTTGACCATCTTTACCTACACAGGTAGCAAAGGCTTCACTTTCAAGAGAGTCCAAACTGATATTTACACGATTTAAGCCAAGTTTTTTCAACCGTTGCGCTCGAGAGGCTAATAGACTTCCATTGGTAGTCATAGAAATATCTTCAAACCAACCTGATTCTTTGATACGACTTAGTAGCTCTTCAATATGAGGATAGAGTAATGGCTCACCACCTGTAAGGCGTACTGCTTTCACACCAATATGATGGAAAGCTCCTAATATTTTCATCCACTCATCAACAGACAATAGTTGTGTTTGACTTTGAGGCGTAATTTCTGCAGGTCGACAGTAGGGACAACAAAAATTACACGCATCTGTCAGCGACAGACGTACATATTCAATTGTACGGCCCCATGCGTCTTTCATAACACACCTCGTTTACCAATTCAAAATTATTTAATAATAGATACTTTATCACCTACGCGAATCGTACCGTTTTTAAGAACCTTACCAAAGATACCTTGTGTAGGCATAATGCAAGAACCAACTTGTTTCATGATTTCGCAACCATGATGGCATTCCTTGCCAATTTGAGTAATTTCAAGAATAACATCAGCCCCTACTTGTAAGTGAGTCCCTACAGCTAATTCATAAAGAACCATACCTTCTACTGTAATGTTTTCAGCAAAATCACCAGGTTTTACATCTGCCCCTTGTGCCCGCATATGTTCAATACTCGTAATGCCAAGCAAGCTGATTTGGCGGTGCCAATTGCCTGCATGTGCATCGCCTTCCATCCCATGATCTACAATGAGATTGGCGGATTCAATATTATGTTTTTTTTGCCCTTTTTTCTCACTAATGGAGATAGCAATAATCTTTCCGTCTGCCACGTGCCCCTTCCCTTCTTATGGGAACATTCCATATACATAACTTTTTATAAACACTTAATTGTAAATACAGACTAGTATTCCTATTTATGAAAGTATCACAAAATAGTTCTACAATTATCTATATATTATAGCATAGTATTCATACATTTTCCCTGTGAATTTAATCACTAAAAAGAACTCTATTCTATAGGAACAGAGTTCTCGTATGTATTATTTAGCGACGACCCATTTCTTGAATTTCATCGCCATGATTAACACCATTGAGTAATAAGTTAAGCAAGATTGCCGTAATACTACCAAAAGTAATGCCAGATTTTAAAATAATTTGTGCCCAATCAGGGAAATTAGCATAAAAGTTTGGTGCCGCAATGGGAATCATAGCCACTCCAATGCTAATAGCAACAAGCATTAAGTTATGATTACCATCAAAACTAACCTTACCAAGAGAGCGAATACCGCTAGCAACAATCATGCCAAACATAGCAATGCCAGCACCACCGAGTACTGCATTTGGTATACTAGCAACAATAGCGGCTAACTTAGGGAATAAACCTAACAAAATTAAGATTACTCCAGATGCAGCTACTACAAAGCGACTTTTAACACCTGTAACCGCAATAAGTCCTACATTTTGAGCAAAGGCTGTATATGGGAAACTATTAAGAATTCCCCCTATTAAAGTAGAGATACCATCGGCACGAATAACAGAGGCTAATTCTTTTCGACCTATTGGCTTATCCACAATTTCACCAATAGCAATACTATCACCTGTCGTCTCTACCATGACAACGAGCATGACGATAATCATAGATAATACAGAAGCCCAGTCAAAGGTTGGCAAACCAAAATAGAATGGTTCAATGAAAGCAACCCATTGAGATCGACCAACTTCATCAAAATTAGCAACCCCCATTGCAAAGGCAATTGCTGTGCCTGCGATCAAACCGATTAATACAGAAAGATTACTTAAGAAACCTTTAGCAAACTTGTATACAAATACAACAATTAAGAACGTAAGAAACCCAAGTCCTATGTTTGTATAGCTTCCAAATTCTGGATTTCCTACACCGCCCCCCATCCAATTAATGGCAACTGGCATTAAGTTAATCCCAATAAGAGTAATTATGGTTCCCGTTACAACAGGGGGGAACAGTCGAATTAGACGACTAAAGAATGGAGCTACTATAAAAGTAAATAGACCTGCTACAATAA
This window contains:
- a CDS encoding DMT family transporter; the encoded protein is MAKKGLIYALLSALLFSTMNVFVKLLGTNIPPGEIAFARGFFGTVAVLIIMYVKGIRFSKEDRGLLVMRGLYGGFGMVCNFIALVHIKLSDATILFQTTGIFVFIFSALFLKESIPKGAGKWLGVILIAVLVMVNPFSYESFSWYALVAILGAALAAAAYTTIRTISKRGKHSNFEIMAYFMITGMIAGLVTTDKLVMPQGTDWLIIFAIGGISVVAQFFLTGAFVTTNAVVAQFLQYVGVFISSFYGFLIFGESLSIATVGAGIAMFISSVMLARLKEQSGPLREGKVIEDKIK
- the thrC gene encoding threonine synthase: MNYTSTRGTVAVNETYALLHGLAEDGGLYVPSLFPTNCLTYNDVKDKNYQEVAAVVLAKLFPCFSEAHLNEMINSAYCDANFSTRDIAPLHSLLEKVSVLELFHGRTQAFKDMALSLFPYLLVAAKEAEGEKKEVLILTATSGDTGKAALEGFKDVPGTHIQVFYPTDGVSPMQAEQMQKQEGENVNVTAIHGNFDDAQQFLKRLFVDKATAEEVAEKGVMFSSANSINIGRLAPQVVYYVNAYAELVAQGAIHEDEAFNVVVPTGNFGNILAAYYAKKMGIPIGKLICASNQNNVLTDFFENGTYDMNRPFYTTISPSMDILESSNFERFLYYISGEDSERTVGWMKDLKTTGKLTVNEEEFKRVKTDFAGAYVDDEETKAIIEQVYNSYGYVMDPHTAVAMGAYMKELEKHPEDGARHTVIASTAHPFKFPTPICEALDIKVGETPYESLDNISAVTGVAFPKQLEALQSKPLRFTKAIDKENMKQEILDFVDTFSK
- a CDS encoding Dyp-type peroxidase gives rise to the protein MAVDVSRTQDVYKDAGQSVNFTTLLLNRKDHEAELEVIQDMADRIQAIKRSVSIRANGEGLGIAFGFSRKAWDYLFPNAPVPKELEDFQGIKGDKQDVPAVAADLFLHVRSNDESVTYTVVDQIMEFLRPITSVVDETHGFHYEQGRAIIDFVDGTENPVGQEAVEWGVIGDEDPEFTNGSYAFAQKYEHDLDAWRALPTEMQEKFIGRRKFSDIELEDDEKDPAAHNVVAQDNRDDEEHKIVRMNVPFAQPGHGVRGTYFIGYARYWDVTKTMLTNMFTQNDKLLDYSKPITGMLFFIPSLDTLDAIAEGEL
- the moaA gene encoding GTP 3',8-cyclase MoaA; protein product: MKDAWGRTIEYVRLSLTDACNFCCPYCRPAEITPQSQTQLLSVDEWMKILGAFHHIGVKAVRLTGGEPLLYPHIEELLSRIKESGWFEDISMTTNGSLLASRAQRLKKLGLNRVNISLDSLESEAFATCVGKDGQLESVLDGIRSAINANFKSVKINTVLSRYWSDDEVKALLQYVEKWPVVWRFIEYMPFQGDAFHGPTFDEWKAQLERVSGGSLTEVHSIYGFGPATYLALPSGKAVGFIFSMSHSYCDTCNRVRLTSDGQMRLCLLRDDEADLVSLVRNGASEEGLAKHIERALQRKQERHDGIGMEQPERPMWRIGG
- a CDS encoding MOSC domain-containing protein; its protein translation is MADGKIIAISISEKKGQKKHNIESANLIVDHGMEGDAHAGNWHRQISLLGITSIEHMRAQGADVKPGDFAENITVEGMVLYELAVGTHLQVGADVILEITQIGKECHHGCEIMKQVGSCIMPTQGIFGKVLKNGTIRVGDKVSIIK
- a CDS encoding nucleobase:cation symporter-2 family protein; this translates as MTDQKQMNTVDSMLPIPQLFAFGLQHVLAMYAGAVAVPIIVAQAMNLPVEDLIRLITADLFTCGIATLIQTLGFGNIGGRIPMIQGVTFASVGPMTMIGAQHGMTAIYGAIIVAGLFTFIVAPFFSRLIRLFPPVVTGTIITLIGINLMPVAINWMGGGVGNPEFGSYTNIGLGFLTFLIVVFVYKFAKGFLSNLSVLIGLIAGTAIAFAMGVANFDEVGRSQWVAFIEPFYFGLPTFDWASVLSMIIVMLVVMVETTGDSIAIGEIVDKPIGRKELASVIRADGISTLIGGILNSFPYTAFAQNVGLIAVTGVKSRFVVAASGVILILLGLFPKLAAIVASIPNAVLGGAGIAMFGMIVASGIRSLGKVSFDGNHNLMLVAISIGVAMIPIAAPNFYANFPDWAQIILKSGITFGSITAILLNLLLNGVNHGDEIQEMGRR